A stretch of Brassica rapa cultivar Chiifu-401-42 chromosome A08, CAAS_Brap_v3.01, whole genome shotgun sequence DNA encodes these proteins:
- the LOC103835166 gene encoding probable magnesium transporter NIPA7, with protein sequence MVSDNEKGLVLAVASSVFIGSSFILKKKGLKRAAANGTRAGIGGYTYLLEPLWWVGLVTMTFGEIANFVAYVYAPAVLVTPLGALSIIISAVLAHFLLNEKLKKMGVWGCVCCIVGSVMIVIHAPQEQTPNSVQAIWKLAMQPAFLIYVAASMSIVLALILYCEPLCGQTNVLVYIGICSLMGSLTVMSIKAVGIAVKLTLEGINQVWYPETWFFVMVAAICVVTQMIYLNKALDTFNAAIVSPIYYVMFTTLTIVASAIMFKDWYGQDTESIASEICGFITVLTGTVILHATREEEQASLRTMRWQESGKSFNEEHLLSLYRSTEYQESKTPLC encoded by the exons ATGGTGTCGGACAATGAGAAGGGATTGGTATTAGCTGTGGCGTCGAGCGTATTCATAGGTTCGAGCTTCATTTTGAAGAAGAAAGGTCTCAAGCGTGCTGCTGCTAATGGCACCCGAGCTG GGATTGGAGGTTATACCTATTTGTTAGAGCCACTTTGGTGGGTTGGCTTGGTTACAA TGACTTTTGGAGAAATTGCAAACTTTGTAGCTTACGTTTATGCCCCCGCTGTACTAGTCACCCCTCTCGGTGCACTAAGTATAATCATCAG TGCTGTTTTGGCACACTTCCTGTTAAACgagaaactcaagaaaatgggaGTGTGGGGTTGTGTTTGCTGCATCGTAGGCTCGGTTATGATCGTCATACACGCACCTCAGGAGCAGACTCCCAACTCTGTTCAAGCAATCTGGAAACTAGCTATGCAACCAG CTTTTCTAATTTACGTAGCCGCGTCAATGTCCATTGTCCTGGCTTTGATTCTTTACTGCGAACCTCTCTGCGGCCAAACGAACGTTCTTGTTTATATCGGAATTTGTTCATTGATGGGTTCTCTCACA GTTATGAGCATAAAGGCTGTGGGGATCGCAGTAAAGCTAACACTGGAGGGAATAAACCAGGTTTGGTATCCGGAGACTTGGTTCTTTGTCATGGTTGCAGCTATATGTGTTGTTACGCAAATGATATACCTAAACAAG GCGCTGGACACTTTCAACGCAGCAATAGTTTCTCCAATCTATTATGTGATGTTCACAACCCTCACAATTGTTGCTAGTGCTATTATGTTCAAG GACTGGTATGGGCAAGACACAGAGAGCATAGCATCTGAGATATGTGGATTCATCACAGTGCTAACCGGGACAGTTATACTGCATGCCACTAGAGAAGAGGAACAAGCTTCTTTAAGAACAATGAGATGGCAGGAATCAGGGAAGAGCTTTAACGAAGAGCATCTCCTAAGTTTGTACCGTTCTACTGAGTATCAGGAAAGTAAAACCCCTCTTTGTTGA
- the LOC103835167 gene encoding eukaryotic translation initiation factor 4B3, producing the protein MAAAVSSVWAKPGAWALEAEEQDAELQQQHQSSLASNQTAPSSDFPSLAAAATTKTKKKKGQTLSLAEFSTYKAATAPPQTERLTQAELVSLPTGPRERSAEELERSKGFRSYGPREDSTSRWGSSRASEDGERRGGGGFGRDRESMGPSRADETDDWAAGKKAFGGRGPSDVFERRDRGPGGGFFDSQSKADEVDSWVSSKPRFVPSSNNGGGGGGGDRFEKRGSFESLSRTRDSQFGGGSESDTWGRRREESGAPPASGGGGGGSSRPRLVLQPRTLPVAAPVVVDVKPESPVAVERPVIVERPKGANPFGNARPREEVLAEKGQDWKEIDEKLEAVKLKEVAEKPDEGKMGFGLGNGRKDDRTDGSWRKSSEQTEETPAVEEANKEEPAKEEAGKKEAEDEN; encoded by the exons atggcGGCTGCTGTATCATCCGTTTGGGCAAAGCCCGGTGCTTGGGCTCTCGAAGCCGAAGAGCAAGACGCCGAGCTCCAGCAACAACACCAATCATCCCTCGCCTCTAATCAAACCGCCCCCTCCTCCGATTTCCCCTCCTTAGCCGCCGCCGCCACCACCaaaaccaagaagaagaagggccAAACCTTATCCCTCGCCGAATTCTCCACCTACAAGGCTGCAACCGCTCCTCCTCAGACGGAGCGCCTCACTCAGGCCGAGCTCGTCTCCCTCCCCACGGGCCCACGCGAGCGCTCCGCCGAGGAGCTCGAGAGATCTAAGGGCTTCCGGAGCTACGGACCTAGGGAGGACTCCACCTCCAGGTGGGGCTCCTCTAGGGCTTCCGAGGACGGTGAGAGGAGAGGAGGCGGTGGATTCGGCAGAGACAGGGAGTCTATGGGCCCTTCCCGGGCCGATGAGACTGATGATTGGGCCGCTGGGAAGAAGGCCTTTGGTGGGCGAGGCCCAAGCGATGTGTTCGAGAGGAGAGACCGAGGCCCAGGTGGAGGATTCTTCGATTCTCAGTCTAAGGCTGATGAAGTCGATAGCTGGGTCTCCTCTAAGCCCAGATTCGTTCCTTCTAGCAACAACGGCGGCGGCGGAGGCGGCGGTGATAGATTCGAGAAGCGAGGGAGTTTCGAGTCCTTGTCTAGAACCCGCGATTCTCAATTCGGCGGCGGATCTGAATCCGACACATGGGGGAGGAGAAGAGAGGAGAGCGGCGCGCCACCGGCTtccggcggtggtggtggtggtagctCACGGCCGAGATTGGTGTTGCAGCCGCGGACGCTTCCTGTGGCTGCTCCCGTTGTTGTGGATGTGAAGCCGGAGAGCCCGGTGGCTGTAGAGAGACCTGTCATTGTGGAGAGACCTAAAGGTGCGAATCCGTTTGGGAACGCGAGGCCTAGGGAGGAGGTTTTGGCTGAGAAGGGACAGGACTGGAAGGAGATTGATGAGAAGCTCGAGGCTGTTAAGTTGAAGGAGGTTGCAGAGAAGCCTGATGAGGGGAAGATGGGGTTTGGTCTTGGTAATGGTCGTAAGGACGATCGTACTGACGGAAGTTGGAGGAAAAG CTCTGAGCAAACTGAGGAAACACCAGCTGTAGAAGAGGCTAACAAGGAAGAACCTGCCAAGGAAGAGGCTGGCAAGAAAGAGGCTGAGGACGAAAACTAA